In Lycium ferocissimum isolate CSIRO_LF1 chromosome 3, AGI_CSIRO_Lferr_CH_V1, whole genome shotgun sequence, the genomic window GAAACTGAAGGTCCGTTTCTTGCCAACTTTAAGCCTTTTAAAGTTCCTTGTTGTCAGTTGAGTGCAATAATCTTGAAAGCCCTTCTGCacaaataagaaataaataaggtGACAAAGATCCCCTTGTCGTAAGCCCCTAGATGGAATAACAGACCCTTTGATGTCCCCATTTAAATTAAAGGCAAAAGACGCTATTGTTACACAAGTCATGACCCAATCAACAAACTTATTGTGAAAACCCATTTTAAGCATTACATGTTGAATATCGGGCCATTCAACACGATCATAAGTTTTAGATATATATCCAACTTTAATGCTATAATTTTATCTTTCCCCTTCAAATATGATGAAATAGAACACAAAGAAAAGAGTACAAGTTGGATCAATTTCTTAAGGTCCTATTTAACTTTTAGCTCCTTTATCCCCAATATAGAATTAACATTTACTAGTCATTTTTTTCAtcgtattttaaaaaatattcattgTTATGGAGTCTCACATTTCACTATGAAACTTCATAACAATGTACTGGTGATTTAatttcgtcccaatttatatgatatagtTTGACAAAGCATGGAGgttcagaaagaaaagaagacttttgaaacttgtggtctaaaacaagtcatagatatttgtgtggcttaaataaaaggaaaaaattttagtaaaaatatttttaaatatagaaatgtctcattctttttgaaaaagactaaaaagaaaaatatatcacataaattgagacagaaggAATATCATTTTGCTAATTTTAGGGGCTAAAAGATGGCTATTTTGTAAATTTTATCATCTGTTGAAAGCTTGTTGGGCTTCCTTAAATTCTCATTCTGGATCATTGAGATAGGCCCATGATAAGAACCATTGTTACAACACTTaacatgggaaaaaaaaaaaaactgaaagagGGTTTAAGGAAACTCCATTTATATTACAGTGAATTCAAGATTCAGGGTTTAAGCAAATTAAAACAGAGAGAAATGGGAAGTGGAGTGGTGAAGAAAGGATGGTTAGGGCAAATGGGTTTCACAAAAAGTGGTGGAAATATCAATTGGTATCCAGGTCATATGGCTGCTGCCACACTTGCTATTCGTCAACGCCTTAAAGTATCTGATCTTGTTATTGAAGTTCGTGATGCCCGTGTATGTTCTTACTTCCATAaattgtctttttattttttatttttttataacatgTATCAAGTAACTCTGTGCGCCAATGTTTGAATAGATTGGGAGAAATCACCTAGTTGTCAGTCAGTCAATTAATGTGTCATCATTTGCTTTTTAGTCTATCTTAAAAGAGTGtataactttaaaatttccattttaccAATTTTCATTTTACCAATGTTTaaggtttgttttagaccacaaatatCAGTATCAGTAGTGTGTCtctctttcttaaactctgccCACCAAGGTTAGGACATATAGTGAGAAATCATCCTCTGCGCCAAGTAATGTGACACCCTTTTCGTTTTAGTTTGTAccaaaaaaatgtcatttttctataattagaaataatttaactttaaaatttctcttttaccttaatgaaatgatttacagtcatacaaatatctaaggtttgttttagaccacaaattttaaaagtatgtctttctttcttaaactttgtccACCAAGATTAGGACACATGGTGAGAAATCACCTACTCCCTCTGTGCCAATTAATGTGACACCCTTTTGCTTTTTAGTCTGTCACAAAAAGAATATTACATTTctacaatttaactttaaaatttctcttttacttTAATGAAAcgatttatagtcacacaaatgtCTAAAgattgttttagaccacaaatttcagttttttctttcttaaactctgtcgAGTCAAATGGTGTCAttattgagacggagggagtattatttttgtttccGCTGGAATTTGAACCTATGGTTCTCacaaattgttttttttattcTGTATTCAAGAACAGATTGGTCATTTATTTCGATGAATTTTACTGTTTTTGGTTCAAttattttatgtgtgtgtgtgtgtgttcagatACCGTTGTCGTCAGCGAATGAAGACTTGCAGCCGATGCTATCCGGAAAAAGGCGTGTGATTGCCCTGAATAAGCAAGATTTGGCCAACCGCAACCTCATGCATGTATCTAATTTCTAACACTCCTCTTCATGTAGTAGTAAATGCCAATAATTCCTTTTTCAAagtagttgttgtttttttttttttttttttttaataaaaaaaaaaaaaaaaaagaacttataGGGAGCTTATTAGATAGATTGGTTGCATTCTTGTATCTTATTCATTACTGACTCAAGTACTTTTCACCTTGAGAATATATCAATTATATTAAAAGTGTAGAGATAAGCTTCCCTTTCTGAAATGAGCATCTTGGTTAAGTTAAATTGCCTTTATGAAGTCCAAAGATGTGCAGCATTTGGTACTTGTATACCGATGGTCTACCAAGAATAAGTAGAACCTTAACAAATAATTCTAAAGTTTGCATCCTTTTTGTGTATCAAAACACGCTCTTGTCTGTTACGAATGCAATAGAAATTTTCTTTACCTTATGAGATACTATTATTAGCACACGGCAAAGACAATGCAGTTACTTATCGCGTTGACATTTTATGTCTTCTCTAGCAATGTTCTAGTTGTACTTAGAATCTCAAAGCTGTTTAGTCTTATGTTTGCTAGCATCTGTCATTTTACTAGTTAGTTCTTTCATGAAGTTGTCATTAACATCAAATATTTTAATGATCGCTATTAGAATGCaattattttgacattttttattATATCAACTTTGAAACTTTGGCTTGTTTGAGGGAATACTTGTTAGGCATTATATGAATCTACAGCTACTTGGTATTGGCTTTTCAAATTTTAGTTGGTGAAACTTCTGTTTTCATTCCATGCAGAGTTGGATTAGTCATTTCAATTCACGTAAACAAGAGTGCCTCCCAATAAATGCACACAGTAGAAGTTCTGTACACAAGGTTAGCCATCTTTTTTTCCATGCTCTTATTATGCCGATATTCGTTAACATGTAAAAGATGCAGCTATAGTTACCTTTTAACTCTTTTtcgtaataataataataaatgcaGATTGCAATCAATGCATTAGATTTTCTCTTATATGCAGCTTATGTTCTATATGTTTTATTCAAACATCTAGTTAATTAGATCTTGGATcaagaaatttgaatttttttaataggTTGCAAGTTTGCATTTCTTAAGAGAGTTTTTAATCCAATTTCTATGATTCATATTCCAAAGCTTCTTGATCTGGTTGAGTTCAAACTGAAGGAGCTTATGACAAGGGAACCTACTCTCCTTGTCATGGTGGTGGGTGTTCCTAATGTTGGCAAATCGGCTTTAATCAACTCCATCCATCAAATTGCATTATCTCGATTTCCAGGTTAGGCTTGTTTTTGTTGGTGATTCTCTTTTGGTGTTGTTATAGGAAGCTGATAGTGGCTGTGTTTTCGAGTGTACTATCTATTGATGGTTATAATCTTAGTGcaggagaagatgaagaaggcTAGGGTGGGGCCTTTGCCTGGTGTTACTCAAGATATTGCTGGATTCAAGGTTAGAAACATTCAATAACAAAGAGGGTCAGATTATGCACTTTCCtttcccacttttttttttttttttttttttttaaaaaaaaactattactCTACGCTAGCTGGATAGTATATGCAGTAGTTCCTGGAATTGTAACTTTAAAAAAGCAAAGTTGAAATTACTTCTTCTATAACGGTTTCTGCATATATGAGGCGTGTGCAGTTCACCAGATATCTTGTTTTCAGTCTTTCATCTTATTCTGACCACTTTTAGTCAAGGAAAAAACCCTGGTTTTATATAGTTCTACTACGGGAAGTTATTTTGGTTAGACATACTATTTTTTTGTATGATGGTTAAACATATTCACTGTGCATCTGTACTTCTGGGCTTATCAGTAGTAAAAGATATGCTTGCGGCACCCAAGAGTGTGACCTAGTACTCAATGAAGTGGTTCCAAACCTTGGAGATCAATGTTCAAATCCTAACCGACACAAAAAATAGTACTTCGTAGATGATTTCGTCTCATTGGCCTAAGTCTTGATGGGCAGAGTTATCCGTTAGCTGTGTCGGTGGGGGGACAGAAAGTACCTTGTGGAATAGTCGAGGTGTGCATGAGCTGGCCCGAACCCCgccattttggaaaaaaaaaaaaaatacataaaaaacaTGCTTTTGGAGTCCCTAGTCTAGCTGGAAAACCAGTTATCTTCTCTGAGATTCAGATTGCATTCACATGGATAAAGCATTGTTTTGTCAATTCagccttttttttctcttttcaaaaagaaaaatgagaggtATTGACTTTCTAAACAACTTAAAGAAGTGGAAGACCAAAATATGTGGTGACGATAGTTAATTTGTTCAAAAACTTCTCGTCAACTGTTGAACTCATAGCATTCTCAGTTTTCCTGAATGACTTTTTGATATTTCCTATTTCTCTCTCCCTATTTCCATGAGGTCCTGTGATCATGATTACTTAATTTTATTAGTGTCGCCATTTATTTGGTGAATTTTTGTTGCTGATTCTTACTGATACTAAAACGCTATTGCATACAGATTGCACATCGACCTAGCGTCTATGTGCTGGACTCTCCAGGAGTGTTGGTTCCAACTATTCCAGATATAGAAACCGGGCTAAAGCTGGCTCTTGCAGGTGTGTGCCTATTTGAACAGTAGATTATAAAATTGTCCTTGAAGTTCTTTTATTCTACTGAGAATCTTGGAAAGACGAGCCGACAAAGGCCATTTGGAACCAATTTTGTTGCAGTACTTGATAGGCGTGATTATTGTCTTTTCTGGCCTGCATAATCACCTCCCGTCCCACCTGCTATATTGCTCCCAAAGCACAAGTAAAGGAAACATATGTTTGCATGAAGTTACTTTTTGGTGTTTACATTTCTTAGTCAATACATTATATAAGCTCCAGTTAGGTTTAGCTGGTCCATTGGCTGTTCTAAGCTGATGGATATGAAGTTATGTCACACTACCCAAAAACAAGTCAGGTAATGTCACTTATCAAAATAGTAAAatcaaaataagtaaataataaCCTCAGGGTTCTGTAATTTGCAGTAGGTGGGAGAAAGAAACTACCATACAAACGAGTAACTTGTTACCAAATTGAAGCAGGATCTATGACTACACCTAGTAATTTATTCTGGCCCAATTTTATggtatttcttatttatatatcataTGCTTATGCAGGGTCCGTGAAAGATTCTGTAGTTGGTGAAGAGCGAATTGCTCAATACCTATTAGCTGTTTTAAACACTCGAGGAACTCCTCTTCAGTGGAAGCACTTGGTTGACAGGGAAAGTATGGACCTTCACCATGAGTTGGAAAACAAACCTGAAAGTATTATCAAGGATCTTCAAAACAAGGGAAAGAAGCCCATGAACAAATCTAAAGTCTACCGTGTTCAggtgaaaaaatgattttagaaTTTGGTATTCTTAAAAACTCTACTGTATTTTCCCATACCTTTTTAGTGTATAAACAAACTCAATTAATCGTGTTTTTTTAATCTTCTGCTTCTGTTCTTGTTGCCATTGTTTTTACGAAGGTCCTTTGTGTGCAGGATATGGTAAGTGAAGTCCAACGCACACTCTGCAGCACTCTCTCGGAGTTCAGTGGTAGTTTGGAAGATGAATCTGACCTGGAGATCCTAATAGACCACCAGTTTGAAGCGTTGCAGAAGGCTCTGAAGATACCTCATAAGGCTTCAGAGGCTCGGATAATGGTATCAAAGAAATTTCTTACTTTGTTTAGAACAGGGAAACTAGGTCCTGTCATCCTAGACGATGTTCCTGATGCCTCTGATTCTGTATCTTGAATCATCCTTTTAAACTTGTTATCTGCAACTGAAAGCAAAAGTCTGTACCATAGTGTATTATCATTTTAGTATCTCGTTCCTCTACCTTGATCTCATTATCAAATTTTGCTTGAATAATTCGCCCCAATATCACTAAACTTTATTTTATGAATCTTGTAGTAACATTTTTTAAGCAAAAAGCATCGAGCATTGCTGCATGCAACATTTTCAAGTTCACTTTGTTGGTCATAATTTCGATGGTAGTTCTTTAGTTAATGTAATGTGAACTAAACAATTTTGGCGCTTGATTAATTAGTGATACCCAATAATCGGCAGAATTACTTGGGTTTTTCTGTTTAGCTCATTCTCTTCATGGTATCATAGGAATTCTCATAGACTATGGAAATGGGTCTTATAAGTATTATAGATATGAAACTCCCTTTTATCACTGCAACTTTTAATTGAGGCGTTCTGGAGAAATtttcaatttcacaacacatttttgaAGTTCAAAGTCTAGTTGGAACTGTGCGACATTTTTGTAAAGGGCTATGTTCACCCATTTCCTCCCGATGAATGCGTTGTGAAAAAGAAGAGACGTGCTCTTCTGAAAACAACTTGCGCCAATCCAATGGATAAAATTAAGGGCTACTTGCCAAAGAATACTATCTCAGTTTCTTGAGTGCTTTTTAAATTTGTGACACAAACAAGATTTGATGTATGACTTCTACGTATTATGAGCTAATACAGGTATTGGGCTGTTATTGAATTATCCATTCTGAACAAAATTTGATTTGGGTACCATGCATTAGAAAAGTATAACTTAGTGAAGGGGAAAAAATGGAAGTTGTACAAAGAATTGACAGAAAAGCCTTCACTTGTTTGCTTCAATAAACTCTCTATACTCTCTCTTCATTTTGACACCTGATACCGTCCTGCATTTACAGAAAAGAGTGGAATTAGCATGAGTGTAAGTCGAGCTGCTTATGAAGTTAATGCTACGAGACTTGCTGTGTTCAATGACTCTTTCTCTACAGGTGTTCAGGGCAGAAAGCAAATGCTGCAGAAATTAGGGCAGGAGATAGAAGCAAATGATAATTTGCAAGAAAGTGGTTCAACCACTAATAATGCTAAAGCTAGCAGAATGTGAAGCTCCATTGGGTTGGCTGTGAAATATTTTCCACAAATTTCATGGAAAACATTCAACAGATAAAAACTCATTCCCTAAATTACGTTCAGGTGTTCGGTTGGACATGAATATTTATACTATGTCATAGTAGTGGCGAAAGGAAGTGACATAAGGGGACAGCATTTGATGATAGACCCGAGTAGCAGAGGTGTACTGTCATCTAGAAGGGAACAATCAGGCAAGGAGAATGAGCAATATATACAGAGTTGTAGGTTCTTTTTTCCTCATTTGCCATGTAATAAGTCTAGGACAgctaaaagagagagaggatcTACTCTGTcctaaaagagagagaggatcTACTCAAAGATGATATTTTCCTATGAAACATGaatattaaaggaaaaagaatCTTGAGGTAACATAAGGAAATCGATTCAGGACAATGAAAACTAAGAGAGAAGCTGCAAGAACCAGATGATTGGGAAGTTGAGAGCTTTATAACATTGCTACAGTTACTGGGAACTTTTGGTGGTTCATCTGACTGCCCTGATAGAACCAGATGGAGATTGAATAGTAAAGGGACTTTCTCAGTAAAATCTATACACTGGATATTGAATCAAAGAGGCCCAGTAAAGGTAAACTGGCCATGGAAACAAGTCTGGAAAGTAAATATTCCAGTGAAGGTGTCATGTTTTGTTTGGCTGGTGATTAGGAAAGCATGCCAAACTCAAATAAAGTTACAAAGAAGAGGTTTCCAGATTTGTTCAAGATGTCTTCTATGTGACCAGGAGGTCGAAAGCAATGAACATCTTTTTTTACACTGCAAGACAAGTTTAAATCTGTGGCACATGTTCTTTTGTATCTTGGGGATAAATTGGGTTATTCCTAGCACTACTTCGGGAATTTTAAGCAGCTGGTGGAGTATAGGGAAAAGAGGTGGTGAGGAGGAGTGGTGGAAGATCATCCCTGCCTGCATCTGGTGGAGTTTGTGGAAGGAAAGGAACGCTTGATTTTTCAAAGGCACTAGTAGTTCTATCAAGAAAATTAGGATGAACTGTCTTAGTCTGttctttttttggtgtaaacagaaTCTGTGGACGGAAGTAGGTGAATTAGTTGACTTGATAGgcaatgtataaaaatataggTTTTTGGACAGGCTTTTTTATACCCTTTTGCTTGTAAAGATCTAAACTGAACACCTTTTTTGGGGTGCTTCAGTTTATTGTTTCATAGTAATACAACTGTTACCTtcttctgaaaaaaaaaaaaaaaaaaaagagtgaagcTGCAAGAATTTGCATTTCCGATGAAATAAAGTTCACAGGGCTTGAGCAACGACTAGCTAGGCTTATTTTACTTGGTGTATggtgaaattatggaagttcAATAGATGGAAGTCGTGCAACAAAGAATTAAGAAAAGAAGACAGCTATTCAGGTcatttatatactttttaaaggggaaaaaaaaatgtatccaACCTGAGCATTTCCTTGTTCTTGAAAAACTGCACACATGGAGTACCCATAATCCCAGCTGCCTCAGCAATCTCTGGATCTTCAGTAATATCAATCTCAACAAGGTGGACATGCTTGTCAAACTCATCTATGACCTGTTGCACAAGCACAACTGAACAGGTTAGTTGTAAGCACTACAAAAGCCAGAAAGCCAGTACTCAACAGCAAAAGCAGCCAATCGAATCAACTATTACTGAGTAGAAGTAAAGAAAATGCAAGTCATTCGAAGCACAAAGCTCTTAGACAACCTTTATTAGGGGTTCTTTAAGGTTTATCTCAAGATATTCCTCATCAAGATCATAAGATTTCAAGTCCTCAACTTTCTTCAAAATGATACATTGAAACAGAATCTTTTAAGGCAAATTACCACATAGTACATCGATAAAGTTTGACAGGGCCTAACACTTCACTCTTCACAGATTGGTCTTTGTGATGGCTAATTAAAAGGACACTTGGAAGTTAAACATCCTCGGTAAGATTTCTATCAAAATGAGTTGCATACCTTGCTTAGAATAGGTTTCAAGGTCCTACATGGACCACATGTTGGTGATGTATACAGTACACACATAAGCCTTGGGCTCTCATGGTACAATTTCCGTAAAGCATACTGAGAAGGAAAACAGTGTAAATGATTATCAGATAGGAAAGCTGACTATGATAAATGGACATTCAAACATAACATTCAGAAAGATCTA contains:
- the LOC132049233 gene encoding short integuments 2, mitochondrial-like isoform X2, with the protein product MIHIPKLLDLVEFKLKELMTREPTLLVMVVGVPNVGKSALINSIHQIALSRFPVQEKMKKARVGPLPGVTQDIAGFKIAHRPSVYVLDSPGVLVPTIPDIETGLKLALAGSVKDSVVGEERIAQYLLAVLNTRGTPLQWKHLVDRESMDLHHELENKPESIIKDLQNKGKKPMNKSKVYRVQDMVSEVQRTLCSTLSEFSGSLEDESDLEILIDHQFEALQKALKIPHKASEARIMVSKKFLTLFRTGKLGPVILDDVPDASDSVS
- the LOC132049233 gene encoding short integuments 2, mitochondrial-like isoform X1, which produces MGKKKKLKEGLRKLHLYYSEFKIQGLSKLKQREMGSGVVKKGWLGQMGFTKSGGNINWYPGHMAAATLAIRQRLKVSDLVIEVRDARIPLSSANEDLQPMLSGKRRVIALNKQDLANRNLMHSWISHFNSRKQECLPINAHSRSSVHKLLDLVEFKLKELMTREPTLLVMVVGVPNVGKSALINSIHQIALSRFPVQEKMKKARVGPLPGVTQDIAGFKIAHRPSVYVLDSPGVLVPTIPDIETGLKLALAGSVKDSVVGEERIAQYLLAVLNTRGTPLQWKHLVDRESMDLHHELENKPESIIKDLQNKGKKPMNKSKVYRVQDMVSEVQRTLCSTLSEFSGSLEDESDLEILIDHQFEALQKALKIPHKASEARIMVSKKFLTLFRTGKLGPVILDDVPDASDSVS